The sequence below is a genomic window from Enterocloster clostridioformis.
TGATGACCCTTTTGTGTCAGATATCTTCGTTTTCAAAGCGGGTTGCCCGGAACACCTATTAATACGGTTTAGACAACGTATTCGATATGAGCGCCGTGTTTAATGGTATTTCTGGAAATTGTGATTCTCTGTACGGTCGGAGCGCCTTCCTCTAACCACATGGCGCGGCAGTCACGGTAGAGACGCTCAACCGGGCCGTACTTGCAGTCTTCAAAGTATCCGACACCGCCGAAGATCTCCAGCATTTCATCGCTGACTCTTCTGGTTGTATCGATGCTGTACAGCTTACACATAGCAGCTTTTTCTTCGATATATTCGCCGGTTGGATTCTCCATATAAGATTTTGCAAAATCGTAAACCATGCAGCGGAGAGCGTGTACCATCATGGACATATCGGCAATCTTGCAGCGGATCGCCTGACGGGTTCCGATTGGCTTTCCGAAGGTTACGCGGTCAGCGGCATACTGTAAGGACAGTTCCAGCATTCTCTGTGCCATTCCCAGGTTGCTGGCAGCAATATGGGCACGGGATACGGATAAGGAGTGCATTGCAATTTCCAGTCCCTGTCCCTCTTTGCCCAGAAGGTATTTCTTGTCGATGCGGCAGTCTGTGAATTTCAGCTCGCCATGGCCGGCTCCCCGGCATCCCATCATATGAGGCATGTTGATAACTTCAAATCCGGGAGTGTCTAACGGTACGAAGAATGCAGACAGTCTGTCATTCTTATCAGATTCCGGATTGGTTACTGCAATTACGTAAGCGAATTCGCAGCAGTCGGTATGGGAAATCAGTGTCTTCTCGCCGTTTAATACGTAAGAATCGCCGTCTTTCACTGCCATAGTATGTAAGTCAGCGCCGGTACCGCCGGTCGCCTCTGTCAGAGCAAAACAGGTAAATACTTCCTTGTTCTGGAACTTAGGCATATATTCTGCCTTTACTTCTTCACTGCCGTAATCCTCCAGGATTCTCCAGTTTAAATCCATCGCATAGTGAAGATGCATTCTCATTCCGCCCGGTCCTCTGGAGAACTCTTCCTGAACCTGTAAAATCTCCAGCTCATTCAATCCGTATCCGCCGTACTCCTCTGGAAGGGAACAACGGTATAAATCATTCTCGATTGCCAGGTCGTAGAACTCCTGAGGAAACTTATTGGTTACTTCCACTTCCTTCTGGATTTCCTCAAGGGGACCCTCTGCCAGCTCACGGATCTGCTTTAAATACGCCTGGAATTCCTCATTTGATAACTTGCTCATTTGTTATATCCTCCTATAATAGGTTTTGTGGTGGTTAGATACCTAACAGCCAGTTAGCACTAACCTTTCCATTGTTTAAGTTGTAGAAAGATCACTTACTATGTTAAATGCAGTCGGTATTGATGTTTCTAAAGGCAAAAGTACCGTTTCAGTCCTGCAGCCTGGCGGTACTGTGCTTAAAAATCCTTTCGATGTTGTCCACTCTTCCAGTTCCTTAAATAACCTTTCCAGGTTCATACAACACCTTGATGGCGAGACCAGGGTGGTCATGGAATGCACGGGTCGGTATCACGAGCCAATCCTCCATTCCCTCCATGATGCCGGGATCTTTGGCAGTGCCGTGAATCCACACCTGATCAAGAACTTTTGCAACAACACCTTACGGAAGGTAAATCGGATCCTGCTGATTCCAGGAAAATTGTCCGCTATGCTCTTGACAACCGGGCTTCTTTACGGCAATATTCAACTATGGATACTACCCGCACACAACTTAAAACCCTTAATTCACAGATGGACTTTTTTACATAGCAGAAAGTCGCTGCCCTGACAAATCTGATCTCGCTTCTGGATATGACCTATCCCGGTGTGAACTCATTATTTTCCGGCCCTGCGCGTGATGACGGCAGCGAGAAATGGCCTGATTATGCGGAAGCTTTCTGGCATGTGGACTGCGTCCGTAAAATTGGCCTAAAAGCATTTACGGAGCGTTACCAGGCGTTCTGCAAACGCAACGGATACAACTTTCAGTCCGGTAAACCGGAAGAACTGTACCCACCGGGAAGCACTGACTGCCTTTGCCGGAGTGGATCCCGAAATCAATGAATCCGGTTATTTCCGTTCCAAAAGTTATCCGGCATCAAAATGCGGACCGTCACGGCTGCGAAAAACCTTATTCCTGATTATGACATCGCTGCTTCAGAAATCTCCGGCAGATGATCGGGTGTATCAGCTCCTTGACAAGAAGCGGTCTGAAGGCAAGCCATATCTTGTCTATATGGCAGCCGGTGCCAACAAGTTTCTTCGGATTTATCACGGCAAAGTAAAAGCGCGCATAGCCGCTCAGGCCAAATCCGAATAATCGCATATTATTTTTTGAGGCCGGCTACAATGGCGGTCTTATTGTGATACCATAAATCACCTCCTTAAATAATTTGAAAAACCATCAATTTAGGCTTGACTTTTTATTAGCGGGCTTATTTATTCTTGTTAAATATTTTTTTAACAATCTTGACAAATCTATTATAGCCTGTTGCGAAGGAAACATCCAATCGGCTCTGTCCGCAATAACTCCGTTAATTGATAGTTAAAACCTATAATTCCTTTTTCCCGTTGTAAATGGATTATTGTAATGATATAGTATAGCCTGAAGGAGGTATGCATCCATGAGATCAGAGATAATGGACGGCATTCTAAGACATATTCATCCGATCGGAGGCATAGAAAACGCTAAGCTCCTTGAGGTCTCTCCGGGCCACGCAAAGCTCTCCGTGGAAATTACTCAGAAAGCCTTAAATCTTTACGGAAATGTTCACGGCGGTTTTTTATTCTCCCTCTGCGACACGGCGGCAGGAATGTCTACTTACGCCTACGAGACCGTCAATGTCACGGAATGCAGCAGCATCAATTTCTTAAGAGGGGTTAATACCGGAACCATCTATATAGAATCCAACGCCATACACAAGGGCCGGAAAACCGTGGTCAATCAGGTAACTGTCACCAACGACGCTGGCAAGCTGGTGGCATCCGCAAGCTTTACGATGTTTTTAATCGCGCCGATCTAGTGTTCCATCCAGTTAGAAACCATACTGCCAGTGCTGAATATTTTGTCAGGCTGCAAGGCGGAGGAAGGAAGCGGAGTGGTTCCCCCGCTGACTGACGACAACGCCAGAAGGCAAAATAGGCAGTGCTGGCAGTATGGTTTCTGGCCGGATGGAGCACTAGAACGATCAGAAAAACAGATAGAGGAGAGCAGATCGCAGGAGGCAAGGACCGCACTGACGGATCTGAATGAAAAATATGGATTATAAACTCGTAATAACAGAACAGGCCGTGGAACAATTGGACCACATCATGGAATACCTCATATCCCATCTTAAGAACCGTCCTGCTGAAAGGCAACCGCCTGATGTTAATGGGCCTGACTGCCTTTATCTCAATTATATGTGTCATCATACAGTATTTCTTCCCCCATCATGTCATCCACATCTAAAGAGTTGTAAGAAAATTTGTTTTTGAGCTCAGCCAGTTCACCGGATGCGTATGATATGGCCAGTGGAAAGCTGCATAAATCCGCCAATGCATTCAGATCCTGTTTCTTTAATGCGGATTTTACCCTGGAAGCCGCATCCCTGATTTTTTTCTGTCCCTCCCTTACTTATCTGGCAAATGGAACATACGCCGGCAGGCTAAAGGCGCACCAGGGAATCGGCGCAGGGTTTATTGATGGGAATATTGTAAATCCCCCAATACATTATAGTTTTTGTTAACCCCAACAAAGAAATACCTTCTCCTAAAATGACCAGTTCCCCGTCTGGTCATTTTACTTTACCGGCACCGCAGCCAATGATTCCATTGGCCGCTCTGCCCGGGTGTATATAAACAAACAGCATTTCGTACCATATCGGCCAAAACGCTGTTTGATTATGTTTATTTATGTTTGTTTATGTCTGATTACGTTTGATTATGTCCGCTTACATAGTACTGCGTCAGACAGCCGGATGCGCACCATCCAGATATCATTCCCGACAGTTCTGACGGATTAAGGTTCTGCTTTCCACAAACCATGCAGATTGCAATATGCGTATGCGGCTTCTACCTCATCTCCTTCACAGAGCATGAACTCTGCCTGCGGCTTCTGTCCTGCCTCCAGCTCTTTTCTCTGATTTCCCTGCCTGGTAGCCAGAGCAATCCACTGGATGTAATGTTCCGGAATCATGGGGTGCTCCGCAGAGCCTACTGTGACAGTGACCTTAGCCCCATCTATCTGAATAACAGGCACATGCTTTTCAACTGCTGCGTCTGTGGTGTTTGGTACCAGTTCCTGCATCTTTTCCCCGCAACAGACAACCGGGACACCGCTGCTCTTCACATAGGCAATTATGTTGCCACAGTGATTACAAATATAAAATTTCATGTTGTACCTCCTTTTATGTATGGTCTGAATTCAGTTTATCACAATTCTGTCTTACTGCAAGACAATGGCGGAAAATTAACAATAACATAGCAGAAATAATGACCTTAATCAGCCTGACCATCTGCCCTGCCCGTCTATTCACAAACTTCTCACATTCTGTTCATAATTCCGTTACAGAATCATAAAATTTTCCTCACATTTTGCGGGTATACTAATTTATGTAAAGAGCTAATGCTAATTAAACTTTTTTTCATAATACTCGGCCGGAGGGATGAAGTCCTTCCGGCCTCCTCCTTTTTTGTTCACCTTTTTGGATTCTTTTTAATATCCCCGCATATGATAATTAAAAAAGGATATTTTTTATGAACTATGAAAATCTGACTCCCGTAGTCGGGGTCATTACCAACATTTCCACACAGGAAGGGGATTGCTGTACCCAGGTTATAACCCTCAGTGTTGAGGGCCAGCCCGTCAACATGATTCTCTCCGACGATACCTTTGTGGTGGACACCATGCGCCTGATGCCAGGTATGCGTGTTGCAGCTTTTTATGATAACACCCTGCCGGTCCCCCTCATCTATCCGCCTCAATACCAGGCTGTTTTAATCGCCGTAGTCAGGCCAGAGGAGGATGTAAACCTTTCCTGGTTTGATGAAACCCTCACTGCTTCTGACCAATCGCTGAAGCTGAACCTGTATCAGTCCACAGTTTTATCAACCTTAAACGGCCAGCCCTATTTCTGTTTCCCGGCAAATCATTTTCTGCTGGTATATTATGCGGCTACAACCAAGAGCATACCGCCCCAGACAGCTCCCAACCGGGTCATAGTGCTGTGTTCATAGACCTGTAAGGAATCATTTTTTTTCATTTTCACAAGACCATTGTAAGAATGCATAAAATACTTTTTTTCATTCTGCAAACTTTGTGCACACTTTTTTGATAGCGTATGCTATTATAATTAACGTAACCCCCCCAATACATTATATAGTTTTTGTTACACCCCATAAGAAACGAAATACCTTCTCCTAAAATGACCAGTTCCCCGACTGGTCATTTTACTTTTCCGTCTTTAGCTATCCCATTTTTTTCCAACAATTCCCCCTAAAATGTTTCTCTGCTTTTTTCTCTTCTTTTTTATTAAAAGTACTGGACAAACTGAAATTTATATGATATTATATACAAGCTGTCGCTGAGATGCACAGATAAGGCCTGATGGTCAAGCGGCTAAGACGACGCCCTCTCACGGCGTAAACCCGGGTTCGATTCCCGGTCAGGTCATGAAAAGCAAGTGGATTTAACTGCTTGCTTTTTTGTTTTTCCGCTGATTCCAAAGCATTGTAAGAAATAGTTAAATGAAGTGAATTACATTTTTCAAAAAATACTGGACAAACTAAAAACTTTATGGTATCATAAACAAGCTGTCGCTGAGATATGCAGACAAGGCCTGATGGTCAAGCGGCTAAGACGACGCCCTCTCACGGCGTAAACCCGGGTTCGATTCCCGGTCAGGTCATGAAAAAGCAAGCGGATTTAACTGCTTGCTTTTTTTGTTTTCCATTATTCTTTATCGTTCCTTCAATGTTATTCCATTCGCTTCCTTGTCTCTGCATCAATCAGGCCGCGCAGGGCTTCCAGCCGTTCATCCCGGTCAAAGTATTCCTTACCGTAGTCCAGATTGAACGCATAATCAAACCCGGCCGGATTTCTTCCCTGGCTGTGCTGGATAATGGTTTCGGCCTTATCAAGGGCCTTTACCAATCTGGCTTCCGGGGTAATGCCCTGGCTGTATTCCTCCCACAGCCCGGACACCTCCCCTGCCCCTTCTTTTGGCAAAAAACTGCATATCCGCTGTATATCTTCTCTTTCCCGGTTCAGCTTATCATCGGCGTCCGGCCTCAGCGCTGCCGATATATCTCCGCTGTACCGTTCCCCCAGGTCGTGAACCAGACACATCATCAGCACCTTCTCCCAGTCCAGTTCCGGAAATTCCCTGCACATCACCCCGGCAAACAAAGCCAGCCGCCAGGAGTGCTCCGCTGTGCTCTCCTGCCGTCCCTCAGCAGTCCAGGCAGTGCGCAGGGTGGACTTAAGGCCCTCAGCCTCCTTTATGAAATCTGTGTATTCCTCCACTTCACCGGGCTCATTCCTGCCAATCCTCATAATACCTTCTCACTCCAATCCCTAATACAGATTTTTTACCTTGAACTCCTTTTCCAGTTCCCTTCTCTGGTCCTTCTTGGCAATGTCCGCCCGCTTATCATAGAGCTTCTTACCGCGGGCCAGGCCCACCTCTACCTTCACCAGACTTCCTTTAAAGTATACCTGGAGAGGCACCAGGGTATAGCCCTTCTCCGCAATCTTGCCGTTCAGCTTCATGATTTCATATTTATGCAGCAGAAGCCTTCTGACGCGCAGGGGGTCTTTATTAAATATATTTCCCTTCTCGTAAGGGCTGATGTGCATACCGCACACATACACCTCACCCCTGTCAATCTTCACGAAGGCTTCCTTTACGCTGCATTTTCCCATGCGAATGGATTTTACCTCCGTGCCAAAAAGCTCGATTCCCGCCTCGTATTTCTCATCAATGAAATAATCATGGTATGCCTTCTTATTGTTCGCAACCAGTTTAATACTTTCCTTCCCCATGGTATTTCCCTTTCTTTCATGTCATGATTGCATATGGGATTTACAGCCCTGCACGGAAGCTTCCTTGCCCGCGCTCCTGTCCCAGTCCCTGGGCAGGATGAAATCCACTGTTCTCAGCAGACGGTCCGTAGACACCACCTGGACCCGTATGGTCTGACCCAGCTTAAATGTTTTCTTGGTCATCTCACCCACCAGTTCGTAGTGCTGTTCATCAAATATATAATAATCGTCCCTCAGCTCGCTTATGCGGACCAGCCCCTCCACCGTGTTAGGCAGCTCCACATACAGCCCCCAGTTGGTGACGCCTGATACGACGCCGTCAAACTCCTGCCCGATGAACCTGGACATATACTCGCACTTTTTAAGCTTGTCCGTCTCACGCTCCGCTTCCTCTGCACGGCGCTCCAGGGCCGAAGTCTGCATGGCCACTCCCGGCAGTATGGCTTCGTAATGGCTGACCCTCTTGTTTCCCAGTCCGCCCTTCAGACTTTCCTTTATGATACGGTGAATCTGAAGGTCCGGATATCTGCGGATGGGCGAGGTAAAATGCGTATAATACCTGGCGGCCAGACCGAAATGACCGGAGCACAGGGTGGTGTACTTAGCCTGTTTCATGGAGCGCAGGGTCAGCCTGGAAAGAAGCACTTCCTCAGGAGTACCTTCTATCTTATCCAAAAGCTTCTGTAATTCCTTCGGATGAATCTCCCCCTGCTGAAGACGGATGAAATATCCAAAATTATGGATAAAGGTCCCCAGCTGCTTCATCTTCTCCGGGTCAGGATTGTCATGGGTCCTGTAGAGGAAGGGCAGGGACTGCCAGAAATAATCCTCCGCCACTGTCTCATTGGCTGCCAGCATGAAATCCTCTATGATTTTTGTGGCGGCATTGCGCTCATAGGGCTTGATTTCCAGCGGCTTTCCCTGGGCGTCCAGGATAATCTTGCTCTCCGGGAAGTCAAAGTCAATGGCTCCCCTTTTCCTCCGCTTTTCCCTGAGGATATCAGATACCTCCTTCATCAGCCTGAACATGGGCACAAAACCCTCATACTCAGCCATAACAGCCTCGTCCTCGTCCGTGACAATGGCATTCACCGCCGTATACGTCATACGCCGGTCCACATGAATCACTGTCTCCGCGATTTTATGATCCAGCACATTTCCCTGGTCATCCAGTTCCATGATGCAGCTTAAGGCCAGGCGGTCCGTGCCTGCATTGAGGGAGCAGATTCCATTGGACAGCTTGTGGGGCAGCATGGGAATCACCCGGTCCACCAGATAGACGCTGGTTCCCCTCTTTAACGCCTCCTTGTCCAGGGGACGGCCTTCTTTTACATAGTGGCCCACATCCGCAATGTGGACTCCCAGGATATACCCGCCCTGTCCGTCCCTGCACAGAGTTACCGCATCGTCCAGGTCCTTGGCGTCCTCTCCGTCAATGGTGACCGTGCGAAGCCCCCGTAAATCCAGACGGCCTGCCAAATCTCCGGTCCAGTCTGCCGGCGATGTCAGGTCCCCAATGCCGTAAGGTCCGTCCCAGGTTTCTTCATCCCTTGCCGGGCCGGGCACAGCCACCTCATCCGGGCACCCTTCCACCTCGTCCATGACCTCCGGCGGAAACTCCTCCGGCAGTCCATAGGCTCTCACAATGGACAGTATGTCTGTTCCCGGATCATTGACATGACCCAGAATCTCGGTCACAACTCCCTCCGGCTTATGGTTCGCGTCTCCAAAGTCCTTAACCCGCGCCACCACCTTATGTCCGGTGACAGCTCCCATATCACAGCCCTGGGGAATGAAAATATCCTTGGAAATCTTCTGGTTATCCGGAATGACAAACCCGAAGCCCTTGCTTTTCTGGTAATACCCAACCACCTCTTTGTTGGCATGCTCCAGCACTTTAAGCACAGAACCTTCAGCCCTTCGGCCGTCTCCCCGGTCCTGGGATTCCACCACAATCTGTACCCGGTCCCCGTGAAGGGCCGCTCCTGTCCTGTCCTCAGGGATAAATACATCCTGCCCCATGCCTTCCACAGTCACAAATCCAAAACCCTTGGGATGGCCTGAAAATATGCCGTTAACGGAAAAAACCTCCGGTTTTCCATATTTTCCTTTCTTTG
It includes:
- a CDS encoding acyl-CoA dehydrogenase family protein, giving the protein MSKLSNEEFQAYLKQIRELAEGPLEEIQKEVEVTNKFPQEFYDLAIENDLYRCSLPEEYGGYGLNELEILQVQEEFSRGPGGMRMHLHYAMDLNWRILEDYGSEEVKAEYMPKFQNKEVFTCFALTEATGGTGADLHTMAVKDGDSYVLNGEKTLISHTDCCEFAYVIAVTNPESDKNDRLSAFFVPLDTPGFEVINMPHMMGCRGAGHGELKFTDCRIDKKYLLGKEGQGLEIAMHSLSVSRAHIAASNLGMAQRMLELSLQYAADRVTFGKPIGTRQAIRCKIADMSMMVHALRCMVYDFAKSYMENPTGEYIEEKAAMCKLYSIDTTRRVSDEMLEIFGGVGYFEDCKYGPVERLYRDCRAMWLEEGAPTVQRITISRNTIKHGAHIEYVV
- a CDS encoding PaaI family thioesterase codes for the protein MRSEIMDGILRHIHPIGGIENAKLLEVSPGHAKLSVEITQKALNLYGNVHGGFLFSLCDTAAGMSTYAYETVNVTECSSINFLRGVNTGTIYIESNAIHKGRKTVVNQVTVTNDAGKLVASASFTMFLIAPI
- a CDS encoding desulfoferrodoxin family protein, translated to MKFYICNHCGNIIAYVKSSGVPVVCCGEKMQELVPNTTDAAVEKHVPVIQIDGAKVTVTVGSAEHPMIPEHYIQWIALATRQGNQRKELEAGQKPQAEFMLCEGDEVEAAYAYCNLHGLWKAEP
- a CDS encoding HD domain-containing protein, which codes for MRIGRNEPGEVEEYTDFIKEAEGLKSTLRTAWTAEGRQESTAEHSWRLALFAGVMCREFPELDWEKVLMMCLVHDLGERYSGDISAALRPDADDKLNREREDIQRICSFLPKEGAGEVSGLWEEYSQGITPEARLVKALDKAETIIQHSQGRNPAGFDYAFNLDYGKEYFDRDERLEALRGLIDAETRKRME
- the smpB gene encoding SsrA-binding protein SmpB, with the protein product MGKESIKLVANNKKAYHDYFIDEKYEAGIELFGTEVKSIRMGKCSVKEAFVKIDRGEVYVCGMHISPYEKGNIFNKDPLRVRRLLLHKYEIMKLNGKIAEKGYTLVPLQVYFKGSLVKVEVGLARGKKLYDKRADIAKKDQRRELEKEFKVKNLY
- the rnr gene encoding ribonuclease R, with protein sequence MLEEVMNDRSYVPMKAKELAMLLGIPKSQRDELAQVLDYLVSEGRIGISKKGKYGKPEVFSVNGIFSGHPKGFGFVTVEGMGQDVFIPEDRTGAALHGDRVQIVVESQDRGDGRRAEGSVLKVLEHANKEVVGYYQKSKGFGFVIPDNQKISKDIFIPQGCDMGAVTGHKVVARVKDFGDANHKPEGVVTEILGHVNDPGTDILSIVRAYGLPEEFPPEVMDEVEGCPDEVAVPGPARDEETWDGPYGIGDLTSPADWTGDLAGRLDLRGLRTVTIDGEDAKDLDDAVTLCRDGQGGYILGVHIADVGHYVKEGRPLDKEALKRGTSVYLVDRVIPMLPHKLSNGICSLNAGTDRLALSCIMELDDQGNVLDHKIAETVIHVDRRMTYTAVNAIVTDEDEAVMAEYEGFVPMFRLMKEVSDILREKRRKRGAIDFDFPESKIILDAQGKPLEIKPYERNAATKIIEDFMLAANETVAEDYFWQSLPFLYRTHDNPDPEKMKQLGTFIHNFGYFIRLQQGEIHPKELQKLLDKIEGTPEEVLLSRLTLRSMKQAKYTTLCSGHFGLAARYYTHFTSPIRRYPDLQIHRIIKESLKGGLGNKRVSHYEAILPGVAMQTSALERRAEEAERETDKLKKCEYMSRFIGQEFDGVVSGVTNWGLYVELPNTVEGLVRISELRDDYYIFDEQHYELVGEMTKKTFKLGQTIRVQVVSTDRLLRTVDFILPRDWDRSAGKEASVQGCKSHMQS